The Thiomonas sp. FB-Cd genome includes a window with the following:
- a CDS encoding ABC transporter ATP-binding protein, whose amino-acid sequence MSTSAPITLKVAGASKRFGGLQALSDVGIEIRRGQIYGLIGPNGAGKTTFFNVITGMYTPDSGEFSLEDKPYRPQAVHQVAREGIARTFQNIRLFPDMTALENVMVGRHVRTNSALLGAVFRTRRFKAEEHSIRAKAYELLQYVGVAHYADFRARTLSYGDQRRLEIARALATDPKLLALDEPAAGMNATEKVQLRNLLATIRGDGRTILLIEHDVKLVMGLCDRVTVLDYGKIIAEGIPADVQKDSKVIEAYLGTGGH is encoded by the coding sequence ATGAGCACCTCCGCACCCATTACTCTCAAGGTTGCTGGCGCATCCAAGCGGTTCGGGGGCCTGCAGGCTCTATCGGATGTTGGGATCGAGATTCGTCGCGGACAGATTTACGGCCTGATCGGTCCCAACGGCGCAGGCAAGACCACCTTTTTCAATGTCATCACCGGCATGTACACGCCCGACAGCGGCGAGTTCTCGCTGGAGGACAAGCCTTACCGGCCGCAGGCCGTGCACCAGGTTGCGCGCGAGGGCATCGCGCGGACGTTCCAGAATATTCGGCTCTTTCCCGACATGACAGCGTTGGAGAATGTCATGGTTGGGCGCCATGTGCGCACCAACAGCGCTTTGCTCGGGGCCGTGTTCCGGACGCGCCGGTTTAAGGCCGAGGAACATAGCATCCGCGCCAAGGCCTATGAGTTGCTGCAGTATGTCGGTGTCGCGCACTACGCCGATTTCCGGGCGCGCACCTTGTCCTATGGTGATCAGCGACGCCTCGAAATTGCGAGGGCACTGGCCACCGATCCCAAGCTGCTGGCTCTTGACGAGCCAGCAGCTGGGATGAATGCGACTGAGAAGGTCCAGCTGCGCAATTTGCTGGCCACCATTCGCGGCGACGGCCGGACCATCCTGCTAATCGAGCATGATGTGAAGCTGGTGATGGGCCTTTGCGACCGCGTGACCGTGCTGGACTATGGAAAGATCATCGCCGAAGGCATTCCGGCCGATGTACAAAAGGACTCCAAAGTGATCGAAGCGTACTTGGGTACGGGGGGGCATTGA
- a CDS encoding SDR family oxidoreductase, with translation MLMRVFRKPRLLIVGCGDVGMRLAELARPRFRVIALTSNPERVGILRQAGIVPLLGNLDDVNSLWRLAGLARWAVMLAPPPGAGLHDPRSMHLTTVLRNGMIGAARARPLRVVYASTSGVYGDCAGARVYETRPPHPQSDRAHRRLDAEARWRGLGRSPHARVGILRIPGIYDAHGRSPAKRLRQGIPALCPQDDVYTNHIHADDLARIVLFALFRADPNRIYHASDDSCIKMGEYLDLAAQEYGMPPPPRVARAQALASGISPMALSFMTESRILDNTRMRTELGVALCYPQVAQGLRGECVRPLSEKSGAKKRAG, from the coding sequence ATGTTGATGCGTGTGTTCCGTAAACCTCGGTTGCTCATCGTCGGTTGTGGCGACGTCGGGATGCGTCTGGCTGAGCTTGCGCGACCGCGCTTTCGCGTTATCGCACTGACATCAAACCCGGAGCGCGTAGGGATCCTGCGCCAAGCGGGTATCGTTCCTTTGCTTGGCAATCTGGACGATGTAAACAGCCTTTGGCGCCTGGCCGGCTTGGCGCGCTGGGCTGTCATGTTGGCGCCGCCGCCGGGCGCCGGGTTGCATGATCCGCGCTCAATGCATCTCACCACAGTCTTGCGAAACGGAATGATAGGTGCAGCGCGAGCTCGACCGCTGCGGGTGGTTTACGCCAGCACCTCGGGAGTCTATGGCGACTGTGCGGGTGCGCGGGTGTACGAGACGCGCCCGCCCCATCCCCAGTCCGACCGTGCCCATCGACGTCTGGATGCGGAGGCCCGTTGGCGTGGGCTTGGTCGAAGCCCCCATGCGCGCGTCGGCATTCTTCGCATCCCTGGAATTTACGACGCGCATGGGCGGTCGCCCGCAAAGCGCTTGCGCCAGGGCATCCCGGCCCTATGCCCGCAGGACGATGTCTACACAAACCATATCCATGCGGATGATCTCGCCCGCATCGTCCTGTTTGCCCTGTTTCGTGCCGACCCGAACCGGATTTACCACGCAAGCGACGACAGCTGCATCAAGATGGGTGAGTATCTTGATCTTGCTGCGCAAGAGTATGGCATGCCGCCGCCACCCCGGGTGGCGCGTGCGCAGGCGCTGGCAAGCGGTATCTCACCCATGGCTTTGAGCTTCATGACGGAGTCGCGCATTTTGGACAATACGCGCATGCGCACTGAACTCGGTGTGGCATTGTGTTACCCCCAAGTGGCGCAAGGGCTCCGCGGCGAGTGTGTGCGCCCCCTGTCAGAAAAGTCGGGCGCAAAAAAACGGGCAGGGTGA
- a CDS encoding CDP-6-deoxy-delta-3,4-glucoseen reductase produces MSLTVRVLPSEHQFEVGSGETVLAAAIRQGVGLPYGCQDGACGSCKCRWISGEFELGVHQLKALSEAERAAGFILACRTTPKTDLVIESHELPAAGMFAVKKMPCRVISIVRPTPDVAIIHLQLPANDRLDYHAGQYVQLILRDGTRRSYSMANAHGADDKQIELHVRHMPGGKFTDHVFGAMKDRDILRLEGPFGSFYLREDSKKPLVLLASGTGLAPIKAIIESMQAQGNTRPAVLYWGCRSKADLYLHGWAQAQAAALPWLDYVPVLSEPKDDDAWSGRTGFVHHAVMRDIPDLSTHEVYACGAPVMVDAAKADFTTQCHLPEDAFYADAFTTEADKAGPAA; encoded by the coding sequence ATGAGCCTGACAGTGAGAGTTTTACCCAGCGAACACCAATTCGAAGTCGGCAGCGGCGAAACCGTATTGGCTGCCGCCATTCGGCAGGGGGTGGGACTCCCCTATGGTTGCCAAGATGGTGCCTGCGGTTCATGCAAATGCCGCTGGATATCGGGCGAATTCGAACTCGGCGTCCATCAGCTTAAGGCTCTTTCGGAAGCCGAACGCGCAGCGGGCTTCATCCTCGCCTGCCGCACAACACCGAAAACGGATCTCGTGATCGAAAGCCACGAACTGCCTGCTGCGGGCATGTTTGCAGTGAAAAAGATGCCCTGCCGCGTCATCTCCATCGTGCGCCCAACGCCGGATGTGGCCATCATCCATCTGCAGCTTCCCGCAAACGACCGACTCGACTACCACGCCGGCCAATACGTGCAGCTTATCCTACGCGACGGCACCCGGCGTAGCTACTCGATGGCAAACGCGCACGGGGCTGACGACAAGCAGATTGAACTGCATGTCAGGCACATGCCCGGGGGCAAATTCACCGACCACGTCTTTGGTGCGATGAAGGACAGGGACATCTTGCGCCTGGAGGGCCCTTTTGGCAGCTTTTACCTGCGCGAGGATAGTAAAAAGCCCCTCGTGCTGCTGGCCTCGGGCACCGGGTTGGCGCCGATCAAGGCCATCATTGAATCCATGCAAGCCCAAGGCAATACGCGCCCCGCGGTGCTGTATTGGGGCTGTCGCAGCAAGGCAGACTTGTATTTACACGGTTGGGCGCAGGCACAGGCCGCTGCGCTGCCTTGGCTGGACTATGTGCCGGTGCTGTCAGAACCCAAGGATGACGACGCTTGGAGTGGCCGTACTGGATTCGTGCACCACGCGGTGATGCGCGACATTCCGGACCTATCGACCCACGAGGTTTACGCTTGCGGTGCACCGGTCATGGTGGATGCGGCCAAGGCGGACTTCACGACACAGTGTCATCTGCCCGAGGATGCCTTCTACGCCGACGCCTTCACAACCGAAGCCGACAAGGCAGGCCCGGCCGCCTGA
- a CDS encoding ABC transporter ATP-binding protein, which translates to MTGALLQVRGLKVAYGGIQAVKGIDFEVRKGELVSLIGANGAGKTTTLKAITGMQPITDGSIMYAGHAVKGKGSFDLVRMGLAMVPEGRGVFTRMTIHENLLMGAFIRKDKKGVEADVERVFTIFPRLKERRTQLAGTMSGGEQQMLAMGRALMCQPKLLLLDEPSMGLSPIMVDKIFEVVADIAKQGVTILLVEQNAKRALELAQRGYVMDSGNVTMTGSAHELLHDPRVRAAYLGE; encoded by the coding sequence ATGACCGGCGCACTCCTTCAGGTCAGGGGCTTGAAGGTTGCCTACGGCGGCATTCAAGCCGTCAAGGGCATCGACTTCGAGGTGCGCAAGGGTGAACTGGTGAGCCTTATTGGCGCCAATGGTGCGGGCAAAACGACCACGCTCAAGGCAATTACCGGAATGCAGCCCATCACCGACGGCTCCATCATGTATGCGGGGCATGCGGTCAAGGGCAAGGGCTCATTCGATCTCGTGCGCATGGGTCTGGCCATGGTCCCCGAAGGGCGCGGAGTGTTTACCCGCATGACGATTCACGAAAATCTTTTGATGGGCGCGTTCATCCGCAAGGACAAGAAGGGCGTTGAAGCTGACGTCGAACGGGTATTCACCATTTTCCCCCGATTGAAGGAGCGGCGTACTCAGCTTGCGGGCACGATGTCCGGCGGTGAGCAACAAATGCTTGCCATGGGACGGGCGTTGATGTGTCAGCCAAAACTACTGCTGCTCGACGAGCCGTCCATGGGCTTGTCGCCCATCATGGTTGACAAGATCTTCGAGGTTGTTGCGGACATCGCCAAGCAGGGGGTGACGATTCTTCTGGTCGAGCAAAACGCCAAGCGCGCGCTAGAACTGGCACAGCGTGGCTACGTGATGGACTCGGGCAACGTCACCATGACGGGCTCCGCCCATGAGCTTCTGCACGATCCACGTGTGCGCGCTGCTTATCTCGGTGAGTAG
- a CDS encoding Crp/Fnr family transcriptional regulator, with product MAAISNIDLVRRVPMFSVLTEAQAWTLSQSIVKKRYKRGESIVEQGGRSNALFIILAGRARVVSVDAKGREVILAVLHPGDHVGEMSLIDGEPHSASVSAEAQTDVLMLGRVAFLQSLPENSSMSFSIMRGLVHRLRRADSKIESLALMDVYGRVARALMEMSEEDGAERIIGNKLSRQDLAKMVGASREMVSRVMKDFEQQGLVVEREDGSTIVREHMASLL from the coding sequence ATGGCAGCGATTTCCAATATCGATCTGGTGCGGCGTGTGCCGATGTTTTCTGTGCTGACAGAGGCACAGGCTTGGACGCTGTCCCAGTCTATTGTGAAAAAACGTTACAAGCGTGGAGAGTCCATTGTCGAGCAAGGGGGGCGATCGAATGCACTGTTCATCATTTTGGCTGGACGCGCACGCGTGGTGAGCGTGGACGCCAAAGGGCGCGAAGTCATCCTGGCGGTGCTGCACCCGGGCGATCACGTTGGCGAGATGAGCCTGATTGATGGCGAGCCCCATTCGGCATCTGTGAGTGCCGAGGCGCAAACCGATGTCCTGATGCTGGGCCGCGTGGCCTTCCTGCAAAGTTTGCCCGAGAATTCCAGCATGTCGTTTTCCATCATGCGTGGTTTGGTGCACCGCTTGCGCCGAGCTGATAGCAAGATCGAGTCTCTCGCGCTGATGGATGTGTACGGACGTGTGGCGCGTGCGTTGATGGAGATGAGCGAAGAGGATGGTGCCGAGCGCATCATCGGGAACAAGCTATCGCGCCAGGATTTGGCTAAGATGGTTGGTGCCTCGCGCGAGATGGTCAGCCGCGTGATGAAGGATTTTGAGCAGCAGGGTCTGGTGGTCGAGCGCGAGGATGGCAGCACAATCGTGCGCGAACATATGGCTTCACTGCTCTGA
- a CDS encoding ABC transporter ATP-binding protein — translation MLRNKQTHLLGFLIAAAALLALPLGLQVVGDAWVRIAAFALLYIMLALGLNIVVGLAGLLDLGYIAFYAVGAYMFALLSSNQLTSNFDALGAMFPNGFNVSIWLVIPLGAGLAALFGILLGTPVLKLRGDYLAIVTLGFGEIIRIFMNNLNAPVNITNGPQGVSGIHGVRMFGWHLNRNIDIGSYTINSVTEYYWLFLALVTLTVIVCYRLQDSRIGRAWMAMREDEIAAKAMGINTRNMKLLAFSMGATFGGVAGVMFAAFQGFVSPESFSLMESVNVLAMVVIGGMGNIPGVILGAILLSVLPEALRYMGFISDWQQHMFNHVYIDSGILRQLIYSMAMILVMLIRPKGLWPAPEHGKGIAALNMGNGTAAPAVAKEGV, via the coding sequence ATGTTAAGGAACAAGCAAACCCATCTACTTGGTTTTCTCATTGCGGCCGCTGCGCTGCTTGCGCTGCCCTTGGGCCTGCAGGTTGTCGGTGACGCGTGGGTGCGCATCGCAGCGTTTGCACTGCTCTACATCATGCTTGCGCTGGGACTGAACATCGTGGTTGGCCTTGCCGGCCTGCTCGACTTGGGCTACATCGCGTTTTATGCGGTGGGAGCCTACATGTTCGCGCTTTTGTCGTCCAACCAGCTCACGAGCAACTTTGATGCGCTGGGTGCAATGTTTCCCAACGGATTCAACGTGTCGATCTGGCTCGTGATCCCGCTGGGGGCCGGGTTGGCCGCGTTGTTTGGCATCTTGCTTGGCACACCGGTGCTGAAGCTACGCGGCGACTATCTGGCGATTGTCACCCTGGGTTTCGGGGAGATCATCCGCATTTTCATGAACAACCTCAATGCGCCGGTGAACATCACCAATGGGCCCCAGGGCGTTTCCGGCATTCACGGCGTTCGCATGTTTGGCTGGCATTTGAACCGCAATATCGACATTGGCAGCTACACCATCAACTCGGTGACGGAGTACTACTGGCTTTTTCTGGCACTGGTCACGCTCACCGTGATCGTGTGCTACCGCCTGCAGGACTCGCGAATTGGCCGCGCGTGGATGGCAATGCGGGAGGATGAGATTGCGGCCAAGGCCATGGGCATCAACACACGCAATATGAAGCTGCTTGCATTTTCCATGGGCGCCACGTTCGGCGGGGTGGCGGGCGTCATGTTCGCCGCGTTCCAGGGCTTTGTCTCGCCTGAGTCGTTTTCTCTAATGGAGTCCGTGAACGTCTTGGCCATGGTGGTTATCGGCGGCATGGGCAATATCCCCGGCGTGATTCTCGGTGCCATCCTGCTATCCGTGCTGCCCGAGGCGCTTCGCTACATGGGGTTCATCTCGGATTGGCAGCAGCACATGTTCAATCATGTCTACATCGACAGTGGCATCCTTCGCCAGCTCATTTACTCCATGGCCATGATCTTGGTGATGCTCATTCGGCCCAAGGGCTTATGGCCAGCACCTGAGCATGGCAAGGGCATTGCAGCGCTGAACATGGGCAACGGTACTGCTGCGCCCGCCGTTGCCAAGGAGGGCGTGTGA
- a CDS encoding replication-associated recombination protein A, with protein MDQTPSLFDEEPAGPGASTSIPLAERLRPRGLDDVVGQEHLLGAGKPLRVAFDTRRMHSMILWGPPGVGKTTLARLIAQQFNAQFIAISAVLAGVKDIRDAVLLAEQARAAGRSTLVFVDEVHRFNKSQQDAFLPHVESGLFTFIGATTENPSFEVNSALLSRATVYVLQPLTGAELQVLAVRGLEASGGLHIEPDALAQLAAHADGDARRLFNAIEAVTACAQASKRNVVDMGLLHAALAESLRRYDKAGDQFYDVISALHKSVRGSDPDAALYWMARMLDGGVDPLYIGRRLVRMASEDIGLADPRALGHTLDAVAAFERLGSPEGELALVQAVLYLSIAPKSNAVYVAAGEARRFVREHGTAAVPMHLRNAPTKLMRSLGASEGYRYAHDEPGAFAAGERYFPEGLPETRLYRPTDRGQEARIAERLAELRRLNRQARAGTKVLDPSTSAPGARD; from the coding sequence ATGGATCAGACTCCAAGCCTTTTCGACGAAGAGCCGGCGGGCCCAGGGGCTTCGACGTCCATACCGCTCGCTGAGCGCTTGCGCCCGCGTGGTCTGGACGATGTGGTGGGACAGGAGCATCTGCTTGGAGCGGGCAAACCGCTTCGCGTGGCCTTTGACACCCGCCGTATGCACTCCATGATCCTGTGGGGGCCACCGGGCGTGGGCAAGACCACGCTGGCGCGATTGATTGCGCAGCAGTTCAACGCACAATTCATCGCCATCTCAGCCGTTCTGGCCGGGGTCAAGGACATTCGCGACGCGGTGCTCCTGGCCGAGCAGGCTCGCGCAGCCGGGCGATCCACGCTGGTATTCGTTGACGAAGTACACCGCTTCAACAAGAGCCAGCAGGACGCCTTTTTGCCACATGTTGAGTCGGGGCTCTTCACGTTCATCGGCGCAACAACTGAGAATCCCTCGTTCGAGGTGAACAGCGCGTTGCTTTCGCGCGCCACCGTCTACGTACTGCAGCCACTGACAGGCGCGGAGTTGCAGGTACTCGCTGTACGTGGGCTTGAAGCAAGTGGCGGGCTGCACATCGAGCCCGACGCCTTGGCCCAACTCGCTGCACACGCAGACGGCGACGCAAGGCGGCTGTTCAATGCAATTGAAGCCGTGACGGCTTGCGCACAGGCGTCAAAGCGCAATGTGGTCGACATGGGCCTTCTCCATGCGGCGCTTGCCGAGTCGCTGCGCCGCTACGACAAGGCTGGAGACCAGTTCTATGACGTGATCTCCGCTCTGCACAAATCGGTGCGTGGTAGCGATCCGGACGCGGCGCTGTACTGGATGGCACGCATGCTCGACGGCGGCGTGGACCCGCTGTATATCGGACGACGCCTGGTGCGCATGGCAAGCGAAGACATCGGCCTGGCCGATCCGCGTGCCCTGGGGCACACGCTGGACGCGGTCGCTGCCTTCGAGCGTCTGGGCAGCCCCGAAGGCGAACTGGCGCTTGTGCAGGCGGTTCTGTACCTTTCCATCGCGCCGAAGTCCAACGCGGTCTACGTCGCCGCGGGTGAGGCACGGCGTTTTGTACGCGAGCACGGTACCGCGGCGGTGCCCATGCACCTGCGCAACGCGCCAACGAAGCTCATGCGCAGCCTTGGCGCCTCCGAAGGCTATCGGTACGCGCACGACGAACCGGGCGCCTTCGCTGCGGGCGAGCGCTATTTCCCCGAAGGCTTACCTGAAACGCGGCTGTACCGTCCCACAGATCGCGGCCAAGAGGCCCGCATTGCCGAGCGCCTAGCGGAGTTGCGTCGGTTGAACCGTCAGGCACGCGCGGGCACCAAGGTGCTTGACCCTTCAACCTCCGCTCCGGGCGCTCGGGACTGA
- the lolA gene encoding outer membrane lipoprotein chaperone LolA yields the protein MNVRFKSPVFPLVTMIGTMLVSGLAMALAPQVHAQGASAAADQRAPSVVPHAQGLTLLNQWVRETHSAQCDFTQTVVDEKKKAGAASSGSFAFERPGKFRWIYTKPYRQDIVSDGQTIWTYDHDLDQVTVSQQSQALSGTPALLLAGGDVGKLFTLTPLPSAGGLQWVQAVPRGTDNSFDWVRIGLKSTPQGPELVQMQLRDAFRRTSTIVFSNIRRNQEFAAGSFHFKAPQGASVIQQP from the coding sequence ATGAATGTGCGATTTAAATCTCCCGTGTTTCCACTTGTAACGATGATCGGCACCATGCTGGTGTCAGGCCTCGCAATGGCGTTGGCGCCTCAAGTGCATGCGCAGGGCGCATCCGCTGCCGCAGACCAGCGGGCCCCGTCTGTTGTCCCGCACGCACAGGGCTTGACGTTGCTGAACCAATGGGTTCGGGAGACCCACAGCGCGCAATGCGATTTCACACAGACCGTGGTCGATGAAAAGAAAAAGGCGGGCGCAGCGTCAAGTGGCAGTTTTGCGTTTGAGCGTCCTGGCAAATTCCGCTGGATTTACACCAAACCCTATCGGCAGGACATCGTCAGCGATGGCCAGACCATTTGGACATACGACCACGATCTCGACCAGGTAACGGTCAGCCAGCAGTCCCAAGCGCTGTCTGGCACTCCGGCCTTACTGCTAGCCGGCGGTGACGTTGGGAAGCTCTTCACGTTGACCCCGTTGCCATCGGCCGGTGGGTTGCAGTGGGTCCAGGCCGTGCCACGCGGCACAGACAATTCGTTTGACTGGGTGCGGATCGGCCTCAAATCAACGCCGCAAGGTCCAGAGTTGGTGCAGATGCAGTTGCGCGACGCCTTCCGGCGCACGTCGACCATCGTGTTCTCCAACATCCGGCGCAATCAAGAGTTCGCTGCCGGGAGTTTTCACTTCAAGGCTCCGCAGGGCGCATCCGTGATCCAGCAGCCCTGA
- a CDS encoding DNA translocase FtsK has product MRKSRLLSEIRLAAGAIVWLLLVLAMLSYHRNDPSWSTSGNAARGTANLVGAAGAWTADILYFLLGFSALWLLPMGLYALLRGWRRSHAASDTWHHHVLAKVGGVVGLCLLPLSSAALEATRLYGLKSDLPGDAGGVIGTWLGDLAQRLLGFTGSAIVLLAVFLLSTSWFAQMSWADAAERVGMGAEWIWQRLRERRAQAQDRQAGVQAMQEREADVVSEQAREAEEVFAPVFIEPPVAQVPQSPRVEREKQKPLFHDIPSSALPTLDLLDHGTAPKDAIGAETLEFTSRLIEKKLKDFGVAVRVVAASPGPVITRYEVEPEAGVKGSQVVGLSRDLARALSLVSIRVVETIPGKNTMALELPNAKRQTIRLAEILGSQVYNDASSMLSMGLGKDIVGNPVVADLAKMPHLLVAGTTGSGKSVGINAMILSLLYKAEAKQVRMIMIDPKMLELSVYEGIPHLLAPVVTDMKQAAHALSWCVGEMERRYKVMSKLGVRNLASYNARIHEATQRGEHVPNPLSLTPESPEPLQHMPYVVVIIDELADLMMVVGKKIEELIARLAQKARAAGIHLILATQRPSVDVITGLIKANIPTRMAFQVSSKVDSRTILDQMGAESLLGMGDMLYLPPGSGVPQRVHGAFVSDAEVHRVVEQLKAQGEPDYVPGLLEPESGDEGDAGSFDGGGGDAESDPLYDQAVQIVLQNRKASISLVQRHLRIGYNRSARLLDQMEKAGLVSTLSASGNRDILVPVRAES; this is encoded by the coding sequence GTGCGTAAAAGCCGGTTGCTGTCCGAAATCCGGCTGGCCGCCGGGGCTATTGTCTGGCTTTTGCTGGTCTTAGCCATGCTCAGCTACCACCGCAACGATCCGTCTTGGTCCACATCGGGAAACGCAGCCCGTGGTACCGCGAATCTGGTGGGCGCTGCTGGCGCCTGGACGGCAGATATCCTTTACTTTCTTTTGGGTTTTTCTGCGCTCTGGCTGCTGCCCATGGGCCTTTATGCCTTACTGCGTGGCTGGCGCCGTTCACATGCCGCGTCCGACACCTGGCACCATCATGTTTTGGCCAAGGTCGGTGGGGTTGTCGGGCTGTGCCTTCTGCCGCTTTCCAGCGCGGCGCTGGAGGCCACGCGGTTGTATGGGTTGAAGAGCGATCTGCCTGGCGATGCTGGCGGCGTCATCGGCACTTGGCTGGGCGACCTGGCGCAGCGGTTGCTGGGGTTTACCGGCAGCGCGATCGTGCTGTTGGCGGTGTTCTTGTTGTCCACGTCGTGGTTTGCACAAATGAGCTGGGCCGATGCCGCCGAGCGTGTTGGGATGGGCGCGGAATGGATCTGGCAACGCCTGCGGGAGCGCCGTGCACAGGCGCAGGATCGCCAGGCGGGTGTCCAGGCAATGCAGGAACGTGAGGCTGATGTGGTGAGCGAACAGGCGCGCGAAGCCGAGGAAGTGTTCGCACCCGTGTTCATCGAGCCGCCGGTGGCGCAGGTGCCGCAGTCACCACGGGTTGAGCGCGAAAAGCAAAAACCTTTGTTCCACGACATTCCAAGTTCAGCTCTGCCCACGTTGGATCTACTGGACCATGGCACCGCGCCGAAGGATGCCATCGGCGCTGAGACGCTCGAGTTCACATCGCGTTTGATCGAAAAGAAGCTCAAGGACTTCGGCGTGGCCGTGCGCGTGGTGGCAGCATCGCCGGGCCCGGTGATCACGCGCTATGAAGTAGAGCCCGAGGCCGGCGTGAAGGGCTCTCAGGTCGTAGGCCTGTCGCGCGACTTGGCGCGGGCGCTGTCGTTGGTGAGTATTCGTGTGGTGGAAACCATCCCCGGCAAGAACACGATGGCCCTTGAGCTTCCGAACGCCAAGCGGCAGACCATTCGTTTAGCGGAAATCCTCGGCTCGCAGGTCTATAACGACGCGTCGTCCATGCTAAGCATGGGGCTGGGCAAAGACATCGTCGGTAACCCGGTTGTGGCCGATCTGGCCAAAATGCCCCATCTGCTCGTGGCTGGCACCACGGGCTCGGGCAAGTCGGTGGGTATCAACGCGATGATTCTGAGTCTGCTGTACAAGGCCGAGGCCAAGCAGGTGCGCATGATCATGATCGACCCCAAAATGCTGGAACTCAGCGTCTATGAGGGGATCCCGCATTTGCTTGCGCCTGTGGTCACCGACATGAAACAGGCGGCGCATGCATTGTCGTGGTGCGTGGGTGAGATGGAACGGCGTTACAAGGTGATGAGCAAGCTTGGCGTGCGCAACCTGGCGAGCTATAACGCCCGCATCCATGAAGCGACACAGCGGGGCGAACATGTACCCAACCCGCTGTCACTCACGCCGGAGAGCCCCGAGCCGTTGCAGCACATGCCCTACGTGGTCGTCATCATCGACGAATTGGCTGACCTCATGATGGTGGTCGGCAAGAAGATCGAGGAGCTCATTGCCCGTTTGGCGCAGAAGGCGCGCGCCGCAGGCATCCATCTGATCCTGGCCACCCAGCGCCCGAGCGTGGATGTCATCACAGGTCTGATCAAGGCGAATATCCCGACGCGCATGGCTTTCCAGGTCTCAAGCAAAGTGGATTCCCGCACGATTCTTGACCAGATGGGTGCCGAGAGCCTTCTCGGCATGGGTGACATGCTTTACCTTCCGCCCGGTTCGGGCGTGCCGCAGCGCGTGCATGGAGCCTTCGTGAGCGACGCCGAGGTCCACCGCGTCGTCGAGCAGCTCAAAGCGCAAGGTGAACCCGATTATGTGCCTGGCTTGCTGGAACCTGAATCGGGCGATGAAGGCGATGCCGGCAGTTTTGACGGTGGAGGCGGCGACGCCGAGAGCGATCCGCTGTATGACCAGGCAGTGCAGATCGTGCTGCAAAATCGCAAGGCTTCCATCTCGCTCGTGCAGCGCCATCTGCGCATTGGCTACAACCGCTCGGCGCGGCTGTTGGATCAGATGGAAAAAGCGGGGTTGGTCTCCACTTTGTCGGCCAGCGGCAATCGGGATATTTTGGTTCCGGTCCGTGCCGAATCCTGA
- a CDS encoding branched-chain amino acid ABC transporter permease, which produces METFIQQIVNGLVLGSMYALVALGYTMVYGIVNLINFAHGDVMMVGALTAYSMFLLLAHVAPGLPGWLTVIIATAGAMLVCGTLNYFIERLAYRRLRNAPKLAPLVTAIGMSILLETLAMVIWGRDYKVFPSLLPNTIITIHGVVITPVQIMILVLTCVLLLGLTILINKTKLGRAMRATAENPRVAGLMGVNPNMVISAAFVIGAMLAAIAGVMWYANFSTANFYMGFTPGLKAFTAAVLGGIGNLSGAMLGGVLLGVIEVLGAGYIGTLTGGMFGSNYQDIFAFIVLILVLTLRPQGLLGERVADRA; this is translated from the coding sequence ATGGAAACCTTCATACAGCAAATCGTCAACGGCTTGGTGCTCGGCAGCATGTATGCCCTGGTTGCACTGGGCTATACGATGGTGTACGGCATCGTCAATCTCATCAACTTTGCGCATGGCGACGTCATGATGGTCGGCGCACTGACCGCCTACAGCATGTTCCTTCTGCTCGCGCACGTCGCTCCCGGTTTGCCCGGGTGGCTCACGGTGATCATTGCCACCGCCGGAGCCATGCTTGTATGCGGCACGCTGAACTATTTCATCGAGCGCCTTGCATACAGGCGACTGCGCAATGCGCCGAAGCTTGCGCCCTTGGTGACGGCGATCGGTATGTCCATCCTGCTTGAAACCCTCGCCATGGTGATCTGGGGACGCGACTACAAAGTCTTCCCCAGTCTGCTGCCGAACACCATCATCACCATTCACGGCGTCGTCATCACGCCGGTTCAGATCATGATCTTGGTGCTCACCTGCGTGCTGCTTCTGGGTCTGACGATCCTCATTAACAAGACGAAGCTCGGCCGTGCGATGCGGGCAACGGCTGAGAATCCGCGGGTTGCCGGGCTCATGGGTGTGAACCCGAACATGGTGATTTCGGCCGCTTTTGTCATCGGCGCCATGCTGGCGGCCATAGCGGGAGTCATGTGGTACGCAAACTTCTCAACCGCCAATTTCTACATGGGCTTTACGCCGGGCCTGAAGGCCTTTACTGCGGCGGTGCTGGGCGGTATCGGCAACCTGTCCGGGGCCATGCTTGGTGGTGTGCTCCTGGGTGTCATCGAAGTGCTGGGCGCAGGCTATATCGGAACCCTTACGGGTGGGATGTTTGGCAGCAATTACCAGGACATCTTCGCCTTCATCGTGCTGATCCTCGTGCTCACCTTGCGTCCCCAAGGGTTGTTGGGCGAACGCGTGGCCGATCGCGCCTGA